A genome region from Micromonospora peucetia includes the following:
- a CDS encoding aldo/keto reductase, protein MRDGAAGEPDRDPVTVIQTVVDAGIRMIDTADAYGNEELVGRAIRSRRDHVMLASKFGLRPRPDTPQGFDVRADPAYVRHACDASLKRLGIGVIDLYYLHHRSDTVPIEETVGAMAELITDGKVRALGLSNVSAEDLHRVQAVHPIAALQERWSLTDRGVEDGPLSAAARHHVAIVAHSPTSHGLLHQEPHDGGATAHPQAILARIARQLRATPGQVALAWVHHREPIHGLRVIPLPGTTRISHARANIAAADLELPEEALQQLDTMHARR, encoded by the coding sequence GTGCGCGACGGCGCAGCCGGCGAACCGGATCGCGACCCCGTCACCGTGATCCAGACGGTTGTCGACGCTGGTATCCGCATGATCGACACCGCCGATGCGTACGGCAACGAGGAGCTTGTCGGCCGCGCCATCCGCTCCCGGCGTGACCACGTGATGTTGGCCAGCAAGTTCGGCCTCCGGCCGCGCCCGGACACACCTCAAGGCTTCGATGTCCGAGCCGACCCCGCATACGTGCGACACGCCTGCGACGCCAGCCTGAAGCGGCTGGGCATCGGAGTCATCGACCTGTACTACCTGCACCACCGCAGCGACACGGTCCCCATCGAGGAGACCGTCGGTGCCATGGCGGAACTGATCACCGACGGAAAAGTGCGCGCGCTCGGACTCTCGAACGTCAGCGCCGAGGATCTGCACCGCGTCCAGGCCGTGCACCCGATCGCAGCGCTGCAGGAACGGTGGTCGCTGACCGATCGCGGCGTCGAGGACGGCCCACTGTCCGCCGCAGCCAGGCATCACGTGGCCATCGTGGCGCACTCACCGACATCCCATGGCCTACTCCACCAGGAGCCGCATGACGGCGGCGCGACCGCGCACCCGCAAGCGATCCTGGCACGCATCGCCCGGCAACTCCGCGCCACGCCTGGGCAAGTCGCGCTGGCCTGGGTTCACCACCGCGAGCCCATCCATGGACTCAGAGTCATCCCGCTTCCCGGAACCACACGGATCAGCCACGCCCGAGCGAACATCGCAGCCGCCGATCTCGAACTGCCCGAAGAAGCGCTGCAACAGCTCGACACCATGCATGCCAGGCGGTGA
- a CDS encoding methylaspartate mutase, which translates to MDADELPLIADSVAFVKGLKKPTVADVLRSAQAQGLVAIQPRCGVGGHEQMRALLLALEEGARPDILSLTIDSYTRLNQFDMALSALCNAPEELNGYPLVTHGWRRGRDLNQAISVPLEVRHGSPLPRRLFETAVASGITSFEGGGISYNLPYCKDVPLVDSLNAYAEIDARCGELAQAGVVVDRELFGSLTGVLVPPSVSLAISVLEAVMAAHAGVACISIAYPQSGNMVQDVAALRAIRSLAVRYLPPSVDVYPVLHEFMGVFPKSRARAEQLIFAGALTARLGGAAKVVTKTIQEGYGIPDASANIHGMRLARVANAPFIHSIRLDESALDEEQYWIEREVDEIVGPLLEAIDLPLAISSAFEDGSLDVPFSASRHARSSVMPCRDRAGAVRYLDAGGLPFSEDVRRRNRSLLEDRWLTADDHERMQLLMADINYFLEPPGEQEFDFVPAVVESATQGSDPEETYVA; encoded by the coding sequence ATGGATGCTGACGAGTTGCCATTGATTGCTGACTCGGTTGCCTTCGTCAAGGGATTGAAAAAGCCCACTGTTGCTGATGTTCTAAGGTCAGCGCAGGCCCAAGGCCTTGTGGCGATTCAGCCGCGATGTGGTGTCGGCGGTCATGAGCAGATGCGCGCCCTGTTGCTCGCCCTCGAAGAAGGCGCCCGCCCCGACATCCTGAGCCTGACAATCGACTCCTACACGCGGCTCAACCAGTTCGACATGGCGCTGTCAGCGTTGTGCAACGCCCCTGAAGAACTGAACGGCTACCCGCTGGTGACGCATGGGTGGCGGCGCGGGCGCGACCTGAACCAGGCGATTTCCGTCCCGCTTGAGGTACGTCATGGCTCTCCACTGCCGCGCCGGTTGTTCGAAACCGCAGTTGCGTCAGGAATAACGTCCTTCGAAGGCGGCGGAATTTCATACAACTTGCCATACTGCAAAGACGTGCCGCTCGTGGACTCGTTGAATGCGTATGCGGAGATAGATGCCAGGTGTGGGGAACTGGCTCAAGCGGGTGTGGTCGTTGACCGGGAGTTGTTCGGCAGCCTCACCGGCGTCCTTGTGCCACCGTCGGTGAGTCTCGCAATCAGCGTACTGGAAGCGGTTATGGCCGCTCATGCCGGAGTGGCTTGCATATCGATTGCATACCCGCAATCCGGAAACATGGTGCAGGATGTAGCTGCGTTACGCGCGATTCGGTCTCTTGCAGTTCGCTATCTGCCGCCGTCAGTCGACGTCTATCCAGTGCTCCATGAGTTTATGGGAGTCTTTCCGAAGAGTCGTGCTCGTGCTGAACAACTCATCTTCGCTGGCGCCCTGACCGCAAGGTTGGGCGGTGCCGCGAAGGTGGTCACAAAGACAATCCAGGAAGGATATGGCATCCCAGACGCCTCGGCGAACATTCACGGGATGCGACTGGCGCGGGTCGCGAACGCCCCTTTCATCCATTCCATCCGGCTCGATGAGTCCGCCCTGGATGAAGAGCAGTACTGGATCGAACGCGAGGTGGATGAAATCGTTGGGCCACTGCTCGAGGCCATCGACCTTCCGCTGGCGATCTCCTCGGCATTCGAAGATGGCTCTTTGGATGTTCCGTTCAGCGCAAGCAGGCACGCGAGGTCAAGCGTTATGCCGTGTCGTGATCGTGCCGGCGCAGTACGTTACCTGGATGCGGGAGGACTTCCGTTCTCCGAAGATGTCAGACGTCGAAACCGTAGCTTGCTCGAGGATCGGTGGCTCACGGCCGATGATCATGAACGAATGCAACTGCTGATGGCGGACATCAACTACTTCCTTGAGCCACCAGGAGAGCAAGAGTTCGACTTTGTGCCGGCTGTGGTCGAGTCGGCAACTCAGGGATCTGATCCGGAGGAAACGTATGTTGCATGA
- a CDS encoding non-ribosomal peptide synthetase codes for MTATSAGLDGQLSYDPDLFDRDTARRMIAHLMALLGSAYADPHTPARLLSILTTDEATRVTRQWGRGRAVSIPDLCLHELFEEQADRVPDTVAISCGDSTLTYGDLERQANQLARLLHQHGIGPECRVGVLMKRGPGVIVAILAILKAGAAYVPQDRDQPVERTTAAFAAAGVSLTIADAGTADILAPTGLPVLDVDQHVTELRTQPTDRPESPATPSNLAYVIFTSGSTGTPKGSMIEHRSAVNYLLWADSVLPTGHRQGTLVHTRLSFDFTVPCIFLPLMRGTEMVLMPDGARIDEVVDVLTSDADFDFVRLTPSHLEVLDGHLRLRGGRLATKTLFVGGEPLRLEVVRSLAARVAGLTVLSQYGATEVTVGGCCVDATAVTAEGGRGTTPLGRPNPNIEVYVLDENLLPVPYGVVGEIVFGGSGVGRGYVGSPGLTAERFVPDHLGGRSGARLYRTGDLGRYRADGTLEIVGRRDRQVKVNGHRIELAEVENVLHTHPGVERAIAGVVGRPDGQRRLVAYVQPRPSSEPVTARHLQEMCAAALPSYMVPANIIIVEKIQLTPNGKIDVQAVSDHADRISDKPSLLSPDEQRIARAWQTVLGVDVVRSEDDFFGLGGDSLAAMRVVHLLESVERVRIGLGDVFAHPTLSALAAMANKMESLAPIAVAAENLAGQSAGTLSPTQRGQWLLHQVYPELPIYNVPLAYELTGQIDVAALNQALNLLVSRHEVLRTSFPESGGVPTLRVHPHVSVALGEVDATGNDPTVLEAQMHLVARTPFDLELAPLLRGSLVRLSPDRHVLLLCLHHIICDDWSIGVITNELSELYDSIVGSRPARLPTLNVVYSEFAAWYQQWLSGERLERQLDYWRSALAGYVPFELPTDKSRPNHRPVGGDRVEVDLPGPLVSRLRTIAEDHGCTLFMALAAAFQELLAGYAERDDVAIIVPVAGRHHPGTESLVGLLMNTIILRVNTSGAPTFAEMMKRVRQSALGAFSNSDIPFVRLVQELNPPRDRSRQPFAQIAFALQSVTPSPVSFAGMDVQQVPIHNETAKLDLMVEVIPASPTRWSLRAEYATEIFDRDSIQELVLRFRQLLTVGADDPKAQLSAAQLVE; via the coding sequence ATGACTGCGACCTCCGCCGGTCTCGATGGTCAGCTCAGCTACGATCCTGACTTGTTTGACCGCGACACCGCTCGTCGCATGATCGCTCACCTGATGGCTCTCCTGGGCAGCGCATACGCCGATCCGCACACTCCTGCTCGGCTTCTCAGCATCCTGACAACCGACGAGGCCACGAGGGTCACCCGGCAGTGGGGACGGGGCAGGGCAGTCAGCATTCCAGATCTGTGCCTTCACGAACTGTTCGAGGAACAGGCAGATCGGGTGCCCGACACCGTCGCAATCTCGTGTGGCGACTCCACGCTCACCTATGGTGATCTGGAGCGACAGGCCAACCAGTTGGCTCGGCTACTCCATCAGCACGGGATCGGGCCGGAGTGCCGGGTGGGCGTTCTCATGAAGCGGGGTCCGGGGGTCATCGTCGCGATCCTGGCGATCCTCAAGGCTGGCGCAGCCTACGTACCGCAGGACCGCGATCAGCCCGTAGAACGGACGACAGCCGCTTTTGCGGCCGCCGGTGTCAGCCTGACCATCGCGGATGCCGGCACCGCTGATATTTTGGCGCCAACCGGTCTCCCCGTTTTGGACGTCGACCAGCATGTCACCGAGCTGCGGACACAACCGACCGACCGGCCGGAGTCCCCCGCCACCCCGAGCAATCTGGCGTACGTAATCTTCACCTCCGGCTCCACCGGCACGCCGAAAGGCTCAATGATCGAGCACCGCAGTGCGGTGAACTACCTACTGTGGGCTGATTCCGTGCTACCCACGGGCCATCGGCAGGGCACCCTGGTTCATACACGTTTGAGCTTCGACTTCACAGTGCCGTGCATTTTCCTTCCCCTCATGAGGGGCACGGAGATGGTGCTGATGCCCGACGGTGCGAGGATCGACGAGGTAGTCGACGTGCTCACCAGCGACGCCGATTTCGATTTTGTCCGGCTTACCCCATCGCACCTCGAAGTGCTCGACGGGCATCTCCGGCTACGGGGCGGAAGACTGGCCACCAAGACGCTGTTCGTCGGCGGTGAACCGCTGCGCCTGGAGGTCGTCAGGTCCCTTGCGGCCCGGGTAGCGGGATTGACGGTGCTGAGCCAATACGGCGCCACGGAGGTTACCGTAGGCGGTTGCTGCGTGGATGCGACCGCCGTTACTGCCGAAGGCGGTCGAGGGACCACCCCCCTGGGGCGCCCCAACCCCAACATCGAGGTCTACGTGCTCGATGAGAATCTTCTACCGGTCCCGTATGGGGTCGTCGGCGAAATCGTGTTCGGTGGTTCTGGGGTGGGCCGCGGCTACGTCGGGTCACCGGGTCTCACGGCTGAGCGTTTTGTGCCTGACCACCTTGGCGGCCGCTCTGGTGCCCGCCTGTACCGGACGGGGGATCTCGGACGATACCGAGCAGACGGCACGCTGGAGATCGTCGGGCGCCGGGACCGTCAGGTAAAGGTAAACGGGCATCGGATTGAGCTTGCTGAGGTGGAGAATGTCCTGCATACCCACCCCGGGGTAGAGCGGGCCATCGCAGGCGTCGTCGGTCGGCCAGATGGGCAGCGACGCCTGGTGGCCTACGTGCAGCCTCGCCCATCGTCGGAACCGGTCACTGCTCGACACCTCCAAGAGATGTGTGCCGCTGCGCTGCCGTCGTACATGGTCCCGGCCAACATCATCATTGTGGAGAAGATACAACTTACTCCCAACGGCAAGATCGACGTGCAGGCAGTTTCTGATCACGCCGACCGGATTAGCGACAAACCGTCTCTTCTCAGTCCTGACGAGCAGCGGATTGCGCGGGCGTGGCAGACGGTACTCGGGGTTGACGTGGTGAGGTCCGAAGACGACTTCTTCGGACTTGGTGGCGATTCCCTCGCGGCGATGCGTGTGGTCCATCTTCTCGAATCAGTGGAGCGTGTTCGGATCGGGTTGGGTGATGTCTTTGCCCATCCCACCCTGTCAGCACTGGCGGCAATGGCGAACAAGATGGAGAGTCTCGCCCCGATTGCCGTTGCCGCCGAAAATCTGGCGGGCCAGTCAGCGGGCACTCTATCCCCGACCCAACGCGGTCAGTGGCTCCTACATCAGGTGTACCCCGAGTTACCGATATACAACGTCCCCTTGGCGTATGAGCTCACGGGGCAGATCGACGTAGCTGCGCTGAACCAGGCGTTGAACCTCCTGGTAAGCCGGCACGAGGTGTTGCGCACGTCCTTCCCGGAGAGTGGTGGCGTCCCCACCCTTCGGGTGCATCCTCACGTTAGTGTCGCTCTCGGCGAGGTTGATGCGACGGGAAACGACCCGACGGTCCTAGAGGCGCAGATGCATCTCGTGGCGCGAACACCTTTCGACCTCGAGCTCGCACCCCTGCTACGCGGCAGCTTGGTTCGACTTTCTCCCGACCGGCATGTTCTTCTTCTCTGTCTGCACCACATCATCTGTGACGACTGGTCAATCGGTGTCATCACCAACGAGTTGAGCGAGCTCTACGACAGCATCGTGGGATCGCGGCCGGCACGCCTGCCAACGCTGAACGTCGTGTACTCCGAGTTTGCGGCGTGGTACCAGCAGTGGCTAAGCGGGGAACGGCTCGAGCGGCAGCTGGACTACTGGCGCTCAGCCCTCGCCGGCTACGTCCCCTTCGAACTCCCTACCGACAAGTCGCGCCCAAACCACCGACCAGTAGGTGGCGACCGGGTCGAGGTCGATTTGCCCGGTCCCCTCGTGAGTCGGCTCCGCACAATCGCTGAAGATCATGGTTGCACGCTCTTCATGGCGCTTGCCGCAGCGTTTCAGGAACTGCTGGCAGGATATGCCGAACGGGACGATGTGGCGATAATCGTGCCAGTCGCGGGCCGCCACCACCCCGGTACGGAGTCTCTCGTAGGGCTTCTGATGAACACGATCATCCTACGTGTCAACACCAGCGGTGCTCCGACTTTCGCAGAGATGATGAAACGTGTGAGGCAGTCGGCGCTCGGCGCGTTTAGCAACTCGGACATTCCTTTCGTACGGCTTGTGCAAGAGCTCAATCCTCCCCGCGACCGAAGCCGCCAGCCCTTCGCTCAGATCGCCTTCGCGCTTCAATCAGTCACTCCTTCCCCCGTAAGTTTCGCAGGCATGGATGTCCAACAGGTGCCCATCCACAACGAAACTGCCAAGCTTGATCTGATGGTCGAGGTGATCCCCGCTTCGCCGACACGCTGGTCGTTGCGCGCCGAATACGCTACCGAGATATTCGACCGCGATTCGATACAGGAACTGGTTCTCCGCTTCCGTCAGCTACTCACCGTCGGAGCAGACGATCCGAAAGCGCAACTCTCGGCCGCACAACTGGTTGAATAG
- a CDS encoding S8 family peptidase, translated as MGLHRHTIFARERRAGTAAMATLATTVMLLTVAAGPATATPATEPPSGTTGEILGTGNATPVPGSYVVTLKDSGGTVGDRQAGVSRLADRYGFRPDQVWHDALNGFSVRTSELVARRLAADPAVAVVEQDRLTSLATTQTNAPWNLDRIDASLGLSGTYNFTSVGTGVRAYIVDSGIQISHVDFGGQAVYGYDAVDGVLPANDCSGHGTHVAGTVGGTTYGAAKNVVLVAVKVFDCALPSTLSMLINGINWMIANHLAGQPAVANIGVLTSPTVALNTAVTNAVADGITVTVPAGNSNVSACTVSPASVPTALTVGATLTNDNRASWSNFGPCLDIFAPGERITSAWWNSITATQTISGTSHAAPLVAGVAARVLSNNPTWTPAQVASYLFSVASPVVINPGAGSPNRLLHLSPAL; from the coding sequence ATGGGACTCCACCGCCACACGATCTTCGCCCGCGAGCGTCGAGCCGGAACGGCCGCCATGGCCACGCTCGCCACCACGGTCATGCTCCTCACCGTGGCTGCCGGACCGGCCACTGCGACACCCGCTACCGAACCGCCGTCCGGGACGACCGGCGAGATCCTCGGCACCGGCAACGCCACCCCCGTTCCCGGCAGCTACGTGGTCACCCTCAAGGACAGCGGCGGTACGGTCGGCGATCGGCAGGCTGGCGTGTCCCGCCTCGCCGACCGGTACGGCTTCCGCCCGGACCAGGTCTGGCACGACGCGCTGAACGGCTTCTCCGTGCGGACCTCCGAGTTGGTGGCCCGCCGGCTGGCCGCCGACCCGGCGGTAGCGGTCGTGGAGCAGGACCGTTTGACCAGCTTGGCCACCACCCAGACGAACGCGCCGTGGAACCTCGACCGGATCGACGCATCCCTGGGACTCAGTGGTACCTACAACTTCACCAGTGTCGGGACCGGCGTCCGGGCGTACATCGTGGACAGCGGGATCCAGATCAGCCATGTCGACTTCGGCGGCCAGGCGGTGTACGGCTACGACGCCGTCGACGGCGTGCTCCCGGCCAACGACTGCAGCGGGCACGGCACCCACGTCGCCGGCACCGTCGGCGGGACGACCTACGGGGCGGCCAAGAACGTTGTGCTGGTCGCGGTCAAGGTGTTCGACTGCGCCCTGCCGAGCACGCTGTCGATGTTGATCAACGGGATCAACTGGATGATCGCCAACCACCTCGCCGGGCAGCCGGCCGTGGCGAACATCGGCGTGCTGACCAGCCCCACCGTCGCGCTCAACACCGCAGTGACGAACGCGGTCGCCGACGGCATCACGGTAACGGTTCCGGCCGGCAACTCGAACGTGAGCGCCTGCACCGTCTCACCCGCGTCGGTGCCGACCGCGCTGACCGTAGGCGCGACGTTGACGAACGACAACCGGGCAAGCTGGTCCAACTTCGGTCCCTGCCTGGACATCTTCGCTCCCGGCGAGCGCATCACGTCGGCCTGGTGGAACTCGATCACCGCGACCCAGACGATCAGCGGCACCTCACACGCCGCGCCGCTCGTCGCCGGCGTCGCCGCTCGGGTGCTCAGCAACAACCCGACCTGGACACCGGCCCAGGTGGCCAGCTACCTGTTCAGCGTCGCCAGCCCGGTCGTGATCAACCCGGGGGCCGGCTCGCCCAACCGTCTCCTGCACCTGTCCCCGGCGCTCTGA
- a CDS encoding peptide deformylase, producing the protein MTTSPLDRAADSFAAEIARHRTGRGLSKKQLATQMGFDPSYVSHVEGRRHRPTEDFARRAEAVLEASGAIWQRFKEYDELRHARAERAHRDPPVPGQWMPPGTGLIVERELATLTYLDDAYRCVIRRELYNAGTEPVTRYLVRVAVDRYPNDPGRSNLHHREHPLTFAELRLRAYREDGIEREAMHWRAKHDRDAFKELWLLFENADRRFPLYPGDRATIEYAYCVGHDKWGPWFQRAVRLPTRQMAVRLDLPAALDPQVWGAETSLSAEEGPLRTPVTRQEDADRLIFDWSTDDPPLNARYRLQWRFRGRPDAEPEETGRARPSDRMRGIGIVQRDADLLRQPARPFDLPREKQEAREVADRLAATLVRLDELHPFRKGVGIAAPQLGLGRAVAVVRPPDRSADPVVLLNPRVVDASPDSDEQYEGCLSFFDHRGLVPRPLRLDVEHARYDGSRIITSFEFGMARLVAHEIDHLEGRLYVDRMTPGVPLVPVEEYRETGRPWRY; encoded by the coding sequence ATGACGACCTCACCGCTCGATCGGGCTGCCGACTCCTTCGCCGCCGAGATCGCCCGGCACCGCACCGGGCGGGGGCTGTCCAAGAAACAGCTCGCCACCCAGATGGGGTTCGACCCGTCGTACGTCAGCCACGTCGAGGGGCGGCGGCACCGACCCACCGAAGACTTCGCCCGCCGGGCCGAGGCCGTACTGGAGGCCAGCGGCGCGATCTGGCAGCGCTTCAAGGAGTACGACGAACTGCGCCACGCCCGGGCCGAACGGGCGCACCGGGACCCACCCGTGCCCGGGCAGTGGATGCCGCCCGGCACCGGCCTCATCGTCGAGCGGGAACTCGCCACCCTCACCTACCTGGACGACGCGTACCGCTGCGTCATCCGGCGTGAGCTCTACAACGCCGGCACCGAGCCGGTCACCCGCTACCTGGTGCGGGTCGCCGTCGACCGCTACCCCAACGACCCGGGGCGCTCCAACCTGCACCACCGGGAACACCCGCTCACCTTCGCCGAGCTGCGGCTGCGGGCGTACCGGGAGGACGGGATCGAGCGGGAGGCGATGCACTGGCGAGCCAAGCACGACCGGGACGCCTTCAAGGAGCTGTGGCTGCTCTTCGAGAACGCCGACCGGCGCTTCCCCCTCTACCCCGGAGACCGGGCCACCATTGAGTACGCATACTGCGTCGGGCACGACAAGTGGGGCCCCTGGTTCCAGCGGGCGGTCCGGCTGCCCACCCGGCAGATGGCCGTACGCCTGGACCTCCCGGCGGCGCTCGACCCGCAGGTCTGGGGCGCGGAAACCTCGCTCTCGGCGGAGGAGGGCCCGCTGCGCACACCGGTGACCAGGCAGGAGGACGCCGACCGGTTGATCTTCGACTGGTCGACCGACGACCCGCCGCTCAACGCGCGGTACCGGTTGCAGTGGCGGTTCCGCGGCCGGCCGGACGCCGAGCCGGAGGAAACCGGGCGGGCCCGGCCCAGCGACCGGATGCGCGGCATCGGCATCGTGCAGCGCGACGCCGACCTGCTCCGCCAGCCGGCGCGCCCGTTCGACCTGCCCCGCGAGAAGCAGGAAGCCCGGGAGGTGGCCGACCGCCTCGCGGCGACCCTGGTCCGCCTCGACGAACTCCATCCGTTCCGCAAGGGCGTCGGCATCGCCGCCCCGCAACTCGGCCTCGGCCGGGCGGTGGCGGTTGTCCGGCCCCCCGACCGGTCCGCCGACCCTGTCGTGCTGCTCAACCCCCGGGTGGTCGACGCCTCCCCCGACAGCGACGAACAGTACGAGGGATGCCTTTCCTTCTTCGACCACCGTGGCCTGGTGCCCCGGCCGCTCCGGCTCGACGTGGAGCACGCCCGGTACGACGGCAGCCGGATCATCACCTCGTTCGAGTTCGGCATGGCCCGGCTCGTCGCCCACGAGATAGACCACCTGGAGGGGCGGCTCTACGTCGACCGGATGACACCGGGAGTGCCGCTGGTCCCCGTCGAGGAATACCGCGAGACCGGCCGCCCCTGGCGTTACTGA
- a CDS encoding globin domain-containing protein, whose product MDDFARLLKESWTLVEEHRKRLSGHFYARLFLLDPELRKLFPVEMTGQGDRILEAIVTAAQVVGDPESFDEYLRSLGRDHRKYHVEATHYETMGVALLDALRSIAGDGWNLEYDQAWRDAYAAISERMLAGAAADGNPPFWHAEVLAHERYGPDTAVLTCRALQHPLSWKAGQYVSVEAPRHLPRVWRTYSVANAPNDDNLLEFHVRTPKGAGWLSGALIRRVKPGDLLRVAAPMGSMTLDRSSERDILCVAGGVGLAPVKALVEELASHNRTRWVHVFYGARTAADLYGLAGLQELVAAHPWLSVTPACSEDPDFDGELGDVPDVVSRYGPWTAHDCYVSGSARMVRATLRVLAEDGVPPENTRYDTFGNL is encoded by the coding sequence GTGGACGACTTCGCAAGGCTGCTGAAGGAGAGCTGGACCCTGGTCGAGGAGCACCGGAAGCGGCTGAGCGGTCACTTCTATGCCCGGCTCTTCCTCCTCGACCCCGAGCTGCGGAAGCTCTTCCCGGTGGAGATGACCGGGCAGGGCGATCGGATCCTGGAGGCGATCGTCACCGCCGCGCAGGTCGTCGGCGACCCGGAGAGCTTCGACGAGTACCTGCGTTCGCTGGGCCGCGACCACCGGAAGTACCACGTCGAGGCGACGCACTACGAGACCATGGGCGTCGCGCTGCTCGACGCGCTGCGCAGCATCGCCGGCGACGGCTGGAACCTGGAGTACGACCAGGCGTGGCGGGACGCGTACGCGGCGATCTCGGAGAGGATGCTGGCCGGCGCGGCGGCCGACGGCAATCCGCCGTTCTGGCACGCGGAGGTGCTGGCGCACGAGCGGTACGGCCCGGACACGGCGGTGCTGACCTGTCGGGCGTTGCAGCATCCGCTGTCGTGGAAGGCCGGCCAGTACGTGAGCGTGGAGGCGCCCCGCCACCTTCCCCGGGTGTGGCGCACCTACTCGGTGGCGAACGCCCCGAACGACGACAACCTGCTGGAGTTCCACGTCCGTACGCCCAAGGGCGCCGGCTGGCTCTCCGGTGCGCTGATCCGCCGGGTGAAGCCCGGCGACCTGCTCCGAGTGGCGGCGCCGATGGGGTCGATGACGCTGGACCGCTCCTCCGAGCGGGACATCCTCTGCGTGGCGGGTGGCGTCGGGCTGGCTCCGGTCAAGGCGCTCGTGGAGGAGTTGGCGAGCCACAACCGGACCCGCTGGGTGCACGTCTTCTACGGTGCCCGTACGGCGGCCGACCTGTACGGCCTGGCCGGGCTCCAGGAACTGGTGGCCGCGCACCCGTGGCTGTCGGTCACTCCGGCGTGCAGCGAGGATCCCGACTTCGACGGCGAGCTGGGTGACGTCCCCGACGTGGTCAGCCGGTACGGCCCGTGGACGGCGCACGACTGTTACGTCTCGGGTTCCGCCCGCATGGTCCGGGCCACCCTCCGGGTCCTCGCCGAGGACGGCGTTCCGCCGGAGAACACCCGCTACGACACCTTCGGCAACCTCTAG
- a CDS encoding cobalamin-dependent protein (Presence of a B(12) (cobalamin)-binding domain implies dependence on cobalamin itself, in one of its several forms, or in some unusual lineages, dependence on a cobalamin-like analog.): MKNEYCPDRRTVILCVAASDSHVVANHIIAYLLRSHGFNVVNLGACTTVSDICDALLRWPEAEAVLVGSLNGHARQDLADLPEAKDRGAITCPVIVGGNLSVAVDSDISKDAALYALGVDYILRDPSMIPAVLDRLRVQRDDDLAGSPASPRIEEPSNGC; this comes from the coding sequence ATGAAAAACGAGTACTGCCCCGACAGGCGAACCGTCATCCTGTGCGTCGCGGCCAGCGACTCCCATGTCGTCGCAAACCACATCATAGCCTATTTGCTCAGATCGCATGGCTTTAACGTGGTGAACCTTGGAGCCTGCACGACAGTATCCGATATTTGCGATGCCCTCCTTCGGTGGCCAGAAGCGGAGGCGGTACTCGTCGGCAGCCTCAATGGACATGCCCGGCAGGATCTTGCCGACCTGCCTGAGGCGAAAGATCGCGGTGCGATCACCTGCCCGGTGATTGTTGGAGGGAACCTGTCGGTCGCCGTGGACAGCGACATCAGCAAAGATGCGGCCCTCTACGCGCTGGGGGTGGATTACATCCTTCGCGACCCGTCCATGATCCCGGCGGTACTCGATCGGCTCCGAGTGCAACGCGACGACGATCTGGCGGGCTCCCCGGCTTCGCCACGCATCGAGGAGCCAAGCAATGGATGCTGA
- a CDS encoding CPBP family intramembrane glutamic endopeptidase: MTVELERPATRRMLGTETLLVLGLSLGQSAVYAMVSIIAKLTADGPLSKQTAALNTSASPRPWLDLTYQLLGIVFALLPVLLAVHLLARDPGDPARTLGLDARRPGQDLARGAGLAALIGLPGLALFWAAAQLGVNATLVPAALPEVWWTVPVLILAAVQNSVLEEVIVVGYLVTRLRQLRWRIVAIVATSALLRGSYHLYQGFGAFLGNVVMGVLFSLFYLRTRRVMPLVVAHTLLDIVAFVGYALLPKEWFDWL; encoded by the coding sequence GTGACCGTTGAGCTGGAACGCCCGGCGACCCGCCGGATGCTCGGCACCGAGACGCTGCTCGTGCTCGGCCTCTCGCTCGGCCAGTCCGCCGTCTACGCGATGGTGTCGATCATCGCGAAGCTGACCGCCGACGGGCCGCTGTCGAAGCAGACCGCCGCACTCAACACCTCGGCGTCACCCCGGCCGTGGCTGGACCTGACATACCAGCTGCTCGGGATCGTCTTCGCGCTGCTGCCGGTGCTGCTCGCCGTACACCTGCTGGCGCGGGACCCCGGCGACCCGGCACGGACGCTCGGCCTGGACGCCCGGCGGCCCGGCCAGGACCTGGCCCGCGGCGCCGGCCTGGCCGCGCTGATCGGCCTGCCCGGGCTGGCGCTGTTCTGGGCGGCGGCCCAGCTCGGCGTCAACGCCACGCTGGTGCCGGCCGCGCTGCCCGAGGTCTGGTGGACGGTGCCGGTGCTGATCCTCGCCGCAGTGCAGAACTCGGTGCTGGAGGAGGTGATCGTGGTCGGCTACCTGGTCACCCGGCTGCGCCAACTCCGGTGGCGGATCGTCGCGATCGTCGCGACCAGCGCCCTGCTACGCGGCTCCTACCACCTCTATCAGGGCTTCGGCGCCTTCCTCGGCAACGTGGTGATGGGCGTCCTGTTCAGCCTCTTCTACCTGCGCACCCGCCGGGTCATGCCGCTGGTCGTCGCGCACACGCTGCTCGACATCGTCGCCTTCGTCGGCTACGCCCTGCTGCCGAAGGAATGGTTCGACTGGCTGTGA